One Nicotiana sylvestris chromosome 12, ASM39365v2, whole genome shotgun sequence genomic window carries:
- the LOC138883739 gene encoding uncharacterized protein, whose amino-acid sequence MKAQALADHLSVNPVDEEYEPLGTYFPDEEVMHIDEVEQVEKPGWKLFFDGAANMKGVGIGYEAYILGLRLAVDMGIQEVLVLGDSNLLVHHIQGEWETWDLKLIPYRQCLHDLCQRFQSIEFRHIPRIHNEVADTLDTLASMLHHLDKAYVNPLYIQVCDQHTYCNMVKEELDGEPWFYDIREYIRMKVYPVRATCDQKRTIWHLASGYFLSGRVLYKRTPDLGLLRCINAKKAMNIMTEVHRDLNHSPPSKLHTMCAPRPFVAWGMDFIGPIEPAASKGHRFFLVAIDYFTKWVEAKTFKSVTKKVVVNFVHSNIICRFRIPKVIITDNGANLNNYLMKEVCQQFKIMHRNSTTYRPKANGAVEVANKNIKKILQKMGQEISFIQRNPPWGKHAPDRHPPGKQEKWFKFQGNTTQVLAIRHPPREQGKTSQVSKKSSASVGNQAPTWRIREHNSSSKEKTSASNEIRNPTGEQGKAVQFYLRAISPSYLPDVSHLVLQNLRYLSASFFSSKFIHFAINKFLQHNID is encoded by the exons atgaaagcccaagcattggccgatcatttgtccgtgaacccggtcgatgaagagtatgaaccATTaggaacttattttcccgatgaagaggtgatgcatattgatgaagtGGAGCAggttgaaaaaccaggttggaaacttttctttgatggagccgctaacatgaaaggtgtcgggATAGGG TACGAGGCATACATTCTGGGATTAAggctagctgtagatatgggaatccaagaagtcttggtcttgggagactcaaaCCTTCTAGTGCACCatattcaaggagaatgggagacatgggatttaaagcttataccgtatcgacaatgcctgcatgatctttgtcaacggtttcaatcaatagagttcaggcatattccaaggatccataatgaggttgccgatacTTTGgataccttggcatcaatgttgcaccatctggACAAAGCTTATGTTAACCCTCTGTATATTCAAGTTTGTGATCAGCATACCTACTGTAATATGGTTAAGGAAGAACTCGATGGTGAACCGTGGTTCTATGACATtagggagtatatcaggatgaaGGTATATCCGGTACGAGCCacatgtgatcaaaagagaacaatttggCATTTGGCTAGTGGATATTTCTTGAGCGGGAGAGtcctgtacaaaagaactccagatcttgggctgTTGAGGTGCATCAATGCTAAGAAGGCCATGAATATCATGaccgag gtacacagaGATTTGAATCATTCTCCGCCATCTAAATTGCACACAATGTGCGCGCCacggccctttgttgcttggggcatggatttcattggaccgattgagcccGCGGCATCAAAAGGGCACAGGTTctttctggtggccattgactatttcactaagtgggttgaagctaaaactttcaaatctgtgaccaaaaAGGTAGTGGTCAACTTTGTTCATTcgaatatcatttgtcggttcagaatcccaaaggtaatcatcacagacaatggtgctaatcttaacaattATCTGATGAAGgaagtgtgtcaacagtttaagattatgcaTCGAAATTCCACCACAtaccgccccaaggcaaatggagcagtcgaggtagccaacaagaacataaagaagatactgcagaaaatg gggcaagaaaTTTCATTTATTCAGAGGAATCCTCCGTGGGGAAAGCATGCACCGGACAG gcacccacctggaaaacaagaaaaatggttcaagtttcaggggaatACAAcccaagtgttggcaatcaggcacccaccgaGAGAACAggggaaaacaagtcaagtttcaaagaaaagcagtgcaagtgttggaaatcaggcacccacttggagaataagggaacacAACTCAAGTTCCAAGGAAAAAACAAGTGCAAGTAATGAAATCAGGaacccaactggagaacaagggaaagcagttcaa TTTTATTTGAGAGCAATTTCTCCTTCTTACCTGCCCGATGTTTCTCATCTTGTCCTTCAGAATTTAAGATATCTGTCTGCCTCTTTCTTTTCTTCCAAGTTTATCCACTTTGCAATCAATAAGTTCTTGCAACACAATATCGATTAG